A single region of the Chionomys nivalis chromosome 5, mChiNiv1.1, whole genome shotgun sequence genome encodes:
- the LOC130874294 gene encoding low affinity immunoglobulin gamma Fc region receptor III-like, with amino-acid sequence MTLEIQMFQNGHSGGRWRLQPLTIFLLFALADRQTADLAKAVVKLEPPWIQVLKEDSVTLKCEGTHNPGNYSTQWLHNGSSLWSQVRPNYTFKATVNDSGEYQCRLEQNILSDPVQLEVIADWLLLQTTQLVFKEGETIILRCHSWKSKPLNKITLYQNGKSIKYRQYNGTFSISKANHSHSGDYHCTGYLGKERQKSRSVTITVQGSADALAISLLWYHISFCLVMFLLFAVDTGLYFYLRRKLQTPVEDWRKSLSVKKCQAPEGK; translated from the exons ATGACTCTGGAGATACAGATGTTTCAGAATGGACATTCTGGTGGCCGATGGCGCCTTCAGCCACTGACAATTTTCCTGCTGTTCG CTCTTGCAGACCGGCAGACTG CGGATCTCGCAAAGGCCGTGGTGAAACTAGAGCCCCCATGGATCCAGGTGCTCAAGGAAGACAGTGTGACATTGAAGTGCGAAGGGACTCACAACCCCGGGAACTATTCAACCCAGTGGCTCCACAATGGGAGCTCTCTCTGGAGCCAGGTCCGGCCCAACTACACGTTTAAAGCCACAGTCAATGACAGTGGAGAATACCAGTGCAGACTGGAGCAGAACATCCTCAGCGACCCTGTACAACTGGAAGTGATTGCCG ACTGGCTGCTACTCCAGACCACTCAACTGGTGTTTAAGGAAGGGGAAACCATCATCTTGAGGTGCCATAGCTGGAAGAGTAAACCCCTGAACAAGATCACATTATACCAGAATGGAAAATCTATAAAATATCGTCAGTACAATGGCACCTTCTCCATCTCCAAAGCAAATCACAGCCACAGCGGTGATTACCACTGCACAGGATACCtaggaaaggaaagacagaagtcGAGGTCTGTGACCATCACTGTCCAAG GTTCAGCAGATGCACTTGCCATCTCTCTACTTTGGTACCACATCTCTTTCTGCCTCGTGATGTTCCTCCTGTTTGCAGTGGACACGGGCCTTTATTTCTATTTACGGAGAAAGCTTCAAACCCCGGTGGAGGACTGGAGGAAATCCCTGTCAGTCAAAAAGTGTCAGGCTCCTGAGGGCAAATGA